In the Topomyia yanbarensis strain Yona2022 chromosome 3, ASM3024719v1, whole genome shotgun sequence genome, one interval contains:
- the LOC131687711 gene encoding uncharacterized protein LOC131687711, which translates to MDVATFGATCSPCSAQFVKNLNAKEHSRQYPVAADAIIRKHYVDDYLDSADDVDEAVKLAHEVKLVHSLGGFHLRNWLSNSTEVLARVGERDPVTEKCLQLDKNSSTERVLGMYWKPVDDVFTFTTTLAVGAEHPTKRQALRVVMSPFDPAGLLCFFLIHGKVLIQELWRAKTTWDQLIPEELLGKWMRWTSLLKHLDQISIPRCYFPQRSVKDILSLQLHIYVDASEEAYACVAYFRAVFPDGISVALVGGKSKVAPLKAHSIPRLELMAAVIGVRLMKTILTGHSLVVEKTVLWCDSKTVLAWINSDHRRYRQFVACRVGEILSKSEAKQWRWISSRKNVADIATKWGKGPCLSSGGRWFRGDNDLYLPEDQWTVDADSVGATTDEELRSCLVHKEVIVPPQLVRWERFSKLTHLYRSVAHVHRYVQNLRRTVKRETRLDGPLTQEELATAETTIFRWVQCEQYPDEVATLSVMRDKQPGQQARLEKTSKIYKLSPYLDEAGVIRSDGRISAATVAAFDTKFPVILPKAHPVTRLLVEWYHQRFLHANGETVVNEVRQRFHISQLRPFVRKVAKECALCKVKKPSLATPRMAPLPAARLQAYVRPFSYVGVDYFGPIGVRVNRSIAKRWVALFTCMTTRAIHLEVAHTLSTESCKMAIRRFIGRRGAPVEIRSDRGTNFVGSSNELKQEMGKIERQLAETFTNANTKWVFNPPGSPHMGGAWERLVRSVKTALAVMESSRTPNEETLATLLVEAESVVNSRPLTYIPLETAQQEALTPNHFLLMNSSGVTQTPKTLTDPRQACRNDWNLCRTMVDQFWRRWVREYLPTIARRTKWFEETKPIEVGDSVIIVEEKIRNGWIRGRVAKVVVGRDGRVRDAVVQTPDGMVHRPVAKLARIDIEKVGLQPGTAEGKAEPEIANQPYGSGSVTVCPADPFQLHVRPPVGEGQF; encoded by the coding sequence ATGGACGTCGCAACGTTTGGTGCAACGTGTTCACCGTGTTCGGCACAATTCGTGAAGAATTTGAACGCTAAGGAGCATTCAAGACAGTATCCAGTTGCAGCCGACGCAATTATCCGGAAGCACTACGTGGATGACTACTTGGACAGCGCTGACGACGTTGACGAAGCGGTGAAGCTGGCACATGAAGTCAAACTGGTCCACTCTCTCGGCGGATTCCATCTGCGGAACTGGCTTTCAAATTCCACCGAGGTTCTCGCACGGGTCGGGGAGAGAGACCCAGTCACAGAAAAGTGTCTCCAGCTGGACAAGAACAGTTCAACCGAACGCGTGCTCGGGATGTACTGGAAGCCGGTCGACGATGTCTTCACGTTTACAACGACGCTAGCGGTGGGTGCGGAGCATCCAACTAAGCGCCAGGCACTGCGAGTAGTGATGAGCCCATTCGATCCGGCAGGATTGTTGTGTTTTTTCCTCATACACGGCAAGGTACTAATCCAGGAGCTGTGGAGGGCGAAGACGACATGGGATCAACTAATTCCGGAGGAGTTACTTGGGAAGTGGATGCGGTGGACGAGTTTGTTAAAACATCTGGACCAGATTAGCATTCCGCGTTGCTACTTTCCGCAACGTTCGGTGAAAGATATCTTGTCGCTGCAACTGCATATCTACGTGGATGCTAGCGAAGAAGCTTATGCGTGTGTCGCTTACTTTCGGGCGGTATTTCCGGATGGGATTTCTGTTGCGTTAGTCGGTGGGAAATCCAAGGTGGCTCCACTGAAGGCACACTCCATCCCACGGTTGGAGTTGATGGCAGCGGTAATCGGAGTACGCTTGATGAAGACCATCCTCACTGGGCACTCGCTCGTAGTCGAGAAGACAGTGTTATGGTGTGACTCTAAGACGGTGCTGGCTTGGATAAATTCAGATCATCGAAGATATCGCCAGTTCGTAGCTTGCCGAGTAGGTGAGATTTTGTCCAAGTCGGAGGCGAAGCAATGGCGTTGGATATCATCGAGAAAGAACGTCGCCGACATTGCGACAAAGTGGGGAAAAGGGCCGTGTTTGTCCTCAGGCGGCCGTTGGTTCCGTGGTGACAACGATTTATATTTGCCAGAAGATCAATGGACCGTAGATGCAGATTCAGTCGGCGCGACGACCGATGAAGAGCTGAGGTCGTGTTTGGTGCACAAGGAGGTTATCGTACCGCCACAACTTGTGAGGTGGGAGCGATTCTCGAAACTGACGCATTTGTATCGATCGGTAGCACATGTTCATCGCTACGTACAAAATCTACGGCGAACGGTAAAACGAGAGACTCGACTGGACGGACCACTCACTCAAGAGGAATTAGCAACAGCCGAAACCACAATCTTTCGTTGGGTGCAGTGTGAGCAGTATCCGGACGAGGTGGCGACTTTGTCAGTAATGCGGGACAAGCAGCCAGGGCAACAGGCGCGGCTAGAGAAAACCAGCAAAATATACAAACTGTCTCCGTACTTGGACGAAGCAGGTGTTATTCGTTCTGATGGAAGGATATCTGCTGCGACCGTCGCCGCGTTTGACACTAAGTTTCCAGTAATATTGCCGAAAGCCCATCCAGTGACTAGACTGCTGGTTGAATGGTACCACCAACGATTTCTTCACGCCAATGGCGAGACTGTCGTGAACGAAGTGAGACAGCGTTTCCACATATCGCAGCTGCGCCCGTTCGTGCGTAAGGTGGCTAAAGAGTGCGCCTTGTGTAAAGTCAAGAAGCCAAGTCTGGCGACACCCCGAATGGCTCCACTCCCGGCGGCCAGGTTGCAGGCGTACGTACGTCCATTTTCCTACGTAGGCGTCGACTATTTCGGGCCGATCGGCGTGCGGGTGAACCGAAGTATTGCAAAACGATGGGTAGCTCTGTTCACGTGTATGACCACACGAGCAATCCATCTCGAAGTCGCTCACACACTTTCAACGGAATCTTGCAAGATGGCGATCAGGCGTTTCATCGGACGCAGAGGAGCACCTGTGGAGATCCGCAGCGACAGGGGCACAAATTTCGTGGGATCGAGCAACGAACTTAAGCAGGAGATGGGCAAAATCGAGCGCCAGCTTGCCGAAACGTTCACCAACGCGAACACGAAATGGGTGTTTAACCcacctggatcacctcacatggGTGGCGCCTGGGAGCGTCTAGTGCGGTCGGTGAAAACCGCTCTTGCTGTAATGGAGTCTTCTCGAACGCCGAACGAAGAAACGCTGGCAACGTTGCTAGTGGAAGCTGAGAGTGTGGTCAATTCGAGACCGCTAACATATATTCCTCTGGAGACGGCGCAACAGGAGGCTCTAACACCGAACCACTTTCTTCTAATGAACTCGAGCGGCGTAACGCAGACTCCGAAGACGCTTACGGATCCAAGACAAGCCTGCAGGAACGACTGGAATCTATGCCGTACAATGGTAGATCAGTTTTGGCGCCGGTGGGTGCGAGAATATCTTCCTACCATCGCACGTCGTACCAAGTGGTTTGAGGAGACGAAACCGATCGAGGTAGGTGATTCGGTGATCATCGTAGAGGAGAAGATACGCAACGGATGGATTCGAGGACGTGTAGCCAAGGTCGTGGTGGGCCGAGATGGGCGAGTTCGCGATGCCGTGGTGCAGACTCCCGACGGAATGGTGCATCGACCTGTAGCAAAGCTGGCGCGAATCGACATAGAAAAGGTGGGGCTTCAGCCGGGAACAGCAGAAGGTAAAGCTGAACCGGAGATAGCTAACCAGCCTTACGGGTCGGGGAGTGTTACGGTATGTCCCGCTGACCCCTTCCAACTCCACGTTCGACCACCTGTCGGTGAAGGACAATTTTGA
- the LOC131687712 gene encoding uncharacterized protein LOC131687712, with product MPNCTGSAPTVETHCNQCNEPDTDRMVSCCHCDSWWHFTCVCVNDSIDATDRPFTCPNCQRPSAQIPVIDAPGSKANSKAGTSTSTCSAGAIRARLQLERLEAQKALAMKRIELERREHERKMEQEKQKKEAEFERRQLQLEQAVMNESFRLREVIDLGGEGDEDNRSVASVQSSFSKVQQWKVAHSTLVVPTEKAPAIGTSNATTATGIQARQDGMQQPTSINEGILEAALAGISLGQSGFEPTLGGIIGRAESTTAPIVGRGQANIFSVTSALAGPSKGIANVIPKQHAFQNYPFPLTQPPPAGNSFVIPRVGNPNFAIAAQSTAVNRDSAGPIRGPVTVEELLGGEYSQSYAGQPLPSVIPTEQRFSRRQTVPPGIQLGPKEQPRFAEFQAGAQQPPLHDEQAYLGPTPRQLAARHVMNKELPIFSGNPEDWPLFISSYVNSTQTCGFSNEENLARLQRCLKGHALESVRSRLLLPASVPNVLATLETLYGRPELLIHALLQRIRGVPAPKQERLDTLIGFGMAVQNFCDHLEAGRHEAHLNNPMLLFELVEKLPAHMKLDWSLYKQRCGEVNLRSFSQYMQTLVRTASDVTVNYDPRPQPVQQQRIVKEKNGKDKNFCGTHSMEYSSLMATNKEASGVTMRPSSPACFICKNSGHRVKDCSEFDKKTVDERWETIQKLGLCRLCLGAHGRRPCKNRMQCDIDGCQRRHHPLLHSKRDTNEAQQARENGKTPGNGCKKFGNDGNSAKNGSSKESSEAKTSRSKAVTNHHSAGKTTLFRIIPVTLYGNNRSVSVYAFLDDGSERTLIDEELVKDLGVVGDPQPLCLQWTANVKRSEANSQRVALEIAGRSGASKHSLSDVRTVSKLDLPRQSLRYAELAETFPYLKGLPIDDYDQAVPRILIGNDNAHVTSTLKLRDGRPGEPIAAKSRLGWTVYGSNQDKSGDIVHSFHICECQEAEQTLHELVEKFFSVESLGIMEVAHPESAETQRANRILMETTKRVGQRFETGLRVPGQLPDGGVVINPKKPSKVRIFCDAAAKVDGVALNTMLLKGPDLLNTLLNVLYGFREKRVALCADLKEMFHQIRIRRDDCFGEMILHKPPMCI from the exons ATGCCGAATTGTACAGGAAGTGCCCCCACCGTGGAAACACACTGTAACCAGTGTAATGAACCTGACACGGATCGGATGGTAAGCTGTTGTCACTGCGATTCGTGGTGGCATTTTACCTGTGTGTGTGTGAACGACAGCATTGATGCGACAGACCGACCGTTTACATGCCCAAACTGTCAGAGACCGTCGGCACAGATTCCGGTGATTGATGCACCCGGAAGCAAGGCTAACAGCAAAGCAGGAACGAGCACTTCAACCTGTAGTGCTGGAGCAATAAGGGCTCGCCTACAGCTCGAGAGACTTGAGGCCCAGAAGGCTTTGGCGATGAAGCGTATAGAGTTGGAGCGCCGGGAGCACGAGCGGAAGATGGAGCAAGAGAAGCAGAAAAAGGAAGCAGAGTTTGAGCGGAGGCAATTGCAGCTAGAGCAGGCGGTAATGAACGAGTCATTCCGTTTGAGAGAGGTGATTGACCTAGGTGGGGAAGGCGATGAAGACAACCGGAGTGTCGCCTCAGTGCAGAGTTCCTTCAGCAAGGTACAGCAGTGGAAGGTCGCCCATTCGACGTTGGTTGTCCCGACGGAGAAGGCTCCAGCTATTGGTACGAGTAACGCGACGACCGCAACTGGAATACAAGCTAGGCAGGACGGCATGCAGCAACCAACTAGCATTAACGAGGGTATTCTAGAAGCAGCGTTGGCAGGTATTTCGTTAGGGCAGTCAGGGTTTGAGCCAACGTTAGGGGGTATTATCGGTCGAGCCGAAAGCACAACAGCGCCAATAGTTGGTAGAGGTCAGGCTAACATTTTCTCGGTTACCTCCGCGCTCGCCGGGCCTAGCAAAGGCATCGCAAATGTAATCCCCAAGCAGCATGCTTTCCAAAACTATCCCTTTCCTCTCACCCAGCCTCCTCCAGCAGGCAATTCGTTTGTCATTCCGCGAGTTGGTAATCCGAATTTTGCAATCGCCGCGCAATCGACCGCAGTGAATAGAGATAGTGCAGGCCCAATTAGAGGTCCAGTGACAGTGGAAGAATTACTGGGAGGAGAGTATTCCCAGTCGTACGCCGGCCAACCGTTACCGTCTGTGATCCCCACTGAGCAAAGGTTTTCGAGAAGGCAGACGGTGCCACCAGGAATCCAATTGGGACCGAAGGAGCAACCACGGTTTGCGGAGTTCCAGGCTGGTGCGCAGCAACCTCCGTTGCATGACGAGCAGGCGTATTTGGGACCGACACCACGACAATTGGCGGCAAGACACGTGATGAACAAGGAGTTGCCAATCTTTTCTGGTAATCCGGAGGACTGGCCGCTATTCATTAGCTCGTACGTTAACTCTACTCAGACGTGCGGGTTTTCGAACGAGGAAAATTTGGCGAGGTTGCAACGGTGTTTGAAGGGGCACGCACTTGAATCGGTGCGGAGTCGACTGTTGCTACCGGCGAGCGTCCCAAATGTTTTAGCTACGCTGGAGACACTTTATGGTAGACCGGAATTGTTGATCCATGCGTTGTTGCAGAGGATCCGAGGGGTACCTGCGCCAAAACAGGAAAGACTAGATACGCTAATCGGTTTCGGTATGGCGGTGCAGAATTTTTGTGATCATCTGGAAGCCGGGAGGCATGAAGCGCATCTCAACAATCCGATGCTACTGTTCGAGTTGGTAGAGAAGCTTCCAGCACATATGAAACTGGACTGGTCGCTATACAAGCAGCGCTGCGGGGAAGTGAACCTGCGTTCTTTCTCGCAGTATATGCAGACGCTCGTGCGAACGGCATCCGACGTGACCGTGAACTACGATCCTAGGCCGCAACCTGTACAGCAGCAGCGAATAGTGAAGGAGAAGAACGGAAAGGACAAAAACTTCTGCGGAACTCACTCAATGGAGTATTCTTCTTTGATGGCGACGAACAAAGAAGCATCTGGCGTTACGATGCGCCCATCAAGCCCAGcgtgtttcatttgcaaaaactCGGGGCATCGGGTAAAAGACTGCTCAGAGTTCGACAAGAAAACGGTCGATGAACGCTGGGAGACAATACAGAAACTCGGCTTGTGTCGGCTCTGTCTTGGAGCACACGGAAGGCGCCCCTGCAAGAATCGCATGCAATGCGATATCGACGGATGTCAACGGCGTCACCACCCTTTGCTGCACTCCAAACGGGACACAAATGAAGCCCAGCAGGCCAGGGAAAACGGAAAGACGCCAGGAAATGGCTGTAAGAAGTTTGGGAACGACGGAAATTCGGCGAAGAATGGGTCCAGCAAAGAATCGAGTGAAGCTAAGACAAGTCGTTCCAAAGCTGTCACCAACCATCATTCCGCTGGGAAGACTACGCTTTTTCGTATTATTCCAGTGACTTTGTATGGGAACAATCGATCTGTGTCCGTGTATGCTTTCTTGGACGACGGCTCGGAGAGAACGCTGATTGACGAAGAGTTGGTAAAGGACCTTGGGGTTGTAGGAGATCCGCAACCATTGTGCTTGCAGTGGACGGCGAACGTGAAGAGGTCAGAAGCTAATTCTCAACGGGTCGCATTGGAAATAGCAGGACGGTCAGGggcatccaaacattctttgtcGGACGTGCGCACCGTAAGCAAGCTGGACTTACCACGACAATCCTTGCGGTACGCGGAACTCGCAGAAACCTTTCCGTACCTAAAGGGCCTACCGATCGATGATTACGATCAAGCGGTACCGCGCATCCTCATCGGAAACGACAACGCTCACGTTACATCGACACTCAAGCTACGAGATGGCCGACCGGGAGAGCCGATAGCAGCAAAATCACGTTTGGGATGGACGGTTTACGGATCCAACCAGGACAAGTCAGGGGATATCGTTCATAGTTTCCACATATGCGAGTGCCAGGAGGCCGAGCAGACCCTACATGAGCTCGTGGAGAAGTTTTTCTCAGTCGAGAGTCTGGGTATAATGGAAGTCGCCCATCCTGAGTCCGCGGAAACTCAACGAGCAAATCGGATCCTGATGGAAACTACTAAGCGGGTCGGACAGCGATTCGAAACTGGGCTTCGAGTTCCCGGACAGCTACCAGATGGCG GAGTGGTCATCAATCCCAAGAAGCCGTCCAAGGTTCGTATCTTCTGCGATGCAGCGGCCAAAGTGGATGGAGTCGCACTCAACACGATGCTGTTGAAAGGGCCGGATCTGCTAAATACGTTGCTCAATGTTCTATACGGATTCCGGGAGAAACGGGTCGCTCTGTGCGCGGATCTGAAGGAGATGTTTCACCAGATTCGGATTCGACGAGACGACTGCTTTGGCGAGATGATCCTACACAAGCCCCCGATGTGTATTTGA
- the LOC131687713 gene encoding uncharacterized protein LOC131687713, with protein MDVATFGATCSPCSAQFVKNLNAKEHSRQYPVAADAIIRKHYVDDYLDSADDVDEAVKLAHEVKLVHSLGGFHLRNWLSNSTEVLARVGERDPVTEKCLQLDKNSSTERVLGMYWKPVDDVFTFTTTLAVGAEHPTKRQALRVVMSPFDPAGLLCFFLIHGKVLIQELWRAKTTWDQLIPEELLGKWMRWTSLFKHLDQISIPRCYFPQRSVKDILSLQLHIYVDASEEAYACVAYFRAVFPDGISVALVGGKSKVAPLKAHSIPRLELMAAVIGVRLMKTILTGHSLVVEKTVLWCR; from the coding sequence ATGGACGTCGCAACGTTTGGTGCAACGTGTTCACCGTGTTCGGCACAATTCGTGAAGAATTTGAACGCTAAGGAGCATTCAAGACAGTATCCAGTTGCAGCCGACGCAATTATCCGGAAGCACTACGTGGATGACTACTTGGACAGCGCTGACGACGTTGACGAAGCGGTGAAGCTGGCACATGAAGTCAAACTGGTCCACTCTCTCGGCGGATTCCATCTGCGGAACTGGCTTTCAAATTCCACCGAGGTTCTCGCACGGGTCGGGGAGAGAGACCCAGTCACAGAAAAGTGTCTCCAGCTGGACAAGAACAGTTCAACCGAACGCGTGCTCGGGATGTACTGGAAGCCGGTCGACGATGTCTTCACGTTTACAACGACGCTAGCGGTGGGTGCGGAGCATCCAACTAAGCGCCAGGCACTGCGAGTAGTGATGAGCCCATTCGATCCGGCAGGATTGTTGTGTTTTTTCCTCATACACGGCAAGGTACTAATCCAGGAGCTGTGGAGGGCGAAGACGACATGGGATCAACTAATTCCGGAGGAGTTACTTGGGAAGTGGATGCGGTGGACGAGTTTGTTCAAACATCTGGACCAGATTAGCATTCCGCGTTGCTACTTTCCGCAACGTTCGGTGAAAGATATCTTGTCGCTGCAACTGCATATCTACGTGGATGCTAGCGAAGAAGCTTATGCGTGTGTCGCTTACTTTCGGGCGGTATTTCCGGATGGGATTTCTGTTGCGTTAGTCGGTGGGAAATCCAAGGTGGCTCCACTGAAGGCACACTCCATCCCACGGTTGGAGTTGATGGCAGCGGTAATCGGAGTACGCTTGATGAAGACCATCCTCACTGGGCACTCGCTCGTAGTCGAGAAGACAGTGTTATGGTGTAGATGA